The following DNA comes from Phytohabitans rumicis.
GGTGGAGGCGGGCGCCGACGAGTTGCTCGTGCGTACCCGGGTCGCTCCGGCGGCGCTGGACCTCGCGATGGACGTCGAGTACCACTGGGTGTCCACAGCGGACGGTCTGGCGCTGACCGTGCACGTGCGCCCGCACGGCGACTGGCCGGTGCTGCCCCGTATCGGTCTGCGCCTGGGGCTCCCGGCCACCCTCGACCGGGTCACCTGGTTCGGTGGCGGGCCGGGCGAGGCGTACCCGGACAGCCGCCGGGCCTCCCGCGTCGGCCGGTACGCGCGAACGGTCGAGGAGATGCAGACCCCGTACGTCCGGCCGCAGGAGAACGGCAGCCGCGCCGATGTCCGCTGGGCAACGCTGACCGACGCGACGGGCCGTGGCATCCGCGTCGACGGCTACCCGACGTACCAGATGACCGCCCGCAGATGGACGAGCGAGGACCTGGACGCGGCCGCGCACACGACGGACGTCGTGCCCCGAGATCGTGTCTACCTCAACCTCGACCTGGCGCAGCAGGGTCTCGGCAGCGCGTCGTGCGGCCCGGGCGTGCTGCCGCAGTACGACCTCACGGCCCGGGACGTCACGTTCGGCGTACGCCTGGCGGCCTTGTAGCGGTCTACTGCCGCCCGAGCGGTGGGGTCTCTGAGACCTCCGTGGCGGATGGGGTGGTGGCCTCGTTGGCCGGCTCGGCGCGGCGCGCCGTGCTGGGCTTGTTGGTGGGCCACCGCTCCGTCGCGGGCTGCGACCGCTCGTTGGTGTAGTAGCCGGCCCTGGTCGTCTCGCCGCCGGCCATCCGGCGCGAGTCGACGGTGGTCAGCGACCAGATGACGAACACACCGAGCGCGATCACCGCCAGTGACCACAGCGGGTAGTACGGCAGGAAGATGAAGTTGTCGATGATGGCCAGCGCGGCGAAGGCGATCGCGACCCAGCGGGCCCAGGTGGCGCCGCTGAAGAGGAAGAACCCCGCGATCGCCGCGAGCGCGCCGAGGATCAGGTGGATCCAGCCCCATGCCGTGGTGTCGATGTCATACGTGTAGTTACGCACCGTGACGAAGAACTCGTCGTTCGCGATGGCCGCGATGCCGACGAAGACCTGCCAGATGCCCAACATGATCATCATCGTGGCGGCGAAGACCACGCCGCCGACTGCCCACGTGCTCTCGCTGCTTCTTCTGGTAGCCATGACCCTCTCCAGCTTTGTGTGAGAGTTGTGCCTAACCTCCGACCATAGGCAGATGAATCGGTCTTTACACATAAAAAGCAAGAATCACTCAAGATCCATAATTTTCGATTGAACCGGGCCGTTCGGGGCAGCGTGAGCTGCTATAGGGCACGTTGTCTACGGACGGAGGCAACACGTGATGATCAAGCATGCGCGACTACTGGCGATCGCCGTCGCTGCCGTGGTGCTGGGCGCCGCGGGGGGAAGCGCGGCGATGGCGGGCGGAAGCGACACGCGGGCAGGAAACACGCTCCACGAGCGGCTGACCGGGTACGAGGAGGACCCGATCGTGATCTCCACGACCGGGCAGGGTCAGCTCCGGGTCCAGATCGACGAGAAGGCGCAGGAGATCACCTACCGGCTCAGCTACGCGACGCTCGAAGGCACCGTCACCCAGGCGCACATTCACTTTGGGGGTAAAGCGCAAAGTGGCGGCATCAGCGTCTTCCTCTGCACCAACCTCGGCAATGGGCCGGCCGGCACCCAGTTGTGCCCGGCGGCTCCGGCCACCGTCACTGGGACCATCCGGCCCGGTGACGTCATCGGTCCCGTGGGGCAGGGCATCACGGCGGGGCAGTTCACGGAGTTGGTCGGCGCGATCCGCGCGGGCGCGACGTACGTGAACGTACACAGCTCGCTGTACCCGGCGGGCGAGATCAGGGCCCAGCTCGGACACCACTGACGGTCGACACGGTCAAGGGCGCCCGCATCGGGCGCCCTTGATCATGCGTAGGGTGAACCGATGAGCGCTCTGGTCGACGAGGCGTGGGTGGTGGCCGGCGGCGTCGCCGAGCGGCTGGGCGTGCGGATCACGGAGCTTTCGGACGTGCCCAGCCAGCATGCCGCGGCCGAGCTGCTGCGCCAGGTGTGGGGCGCGGACTCGGCGGACCAGTTGGTCAACGCGGGGTTGATGCGCGCATTCGGCCACTCGGGCAACTACGTCGTGGGTGCCTACCGGGGCGACGACCTGATCGGCGCGGCGGTGGCGTTCCTCGGGGCGGACCACCTGCACTCGCACATCGCGGGCGTCCAGCCGGGCGGGCAGGGCAGCGGCGTCGGGTACGCGATGAAGCTGCACCAGCGGGCCTGGGCGCTCGACCGGAACATCGACGCGGTGTGCTGGACGTACGACCCGCTCGTGCGCCGCAACGCGTACTTCAATCTGCACAAGCTCGGCGCGACGGCCACGGCGTACCTGCCGGATTTCTACGGCCTGATGGACGACGGCATCAACACCGGCGACGTGAGCGACCGGGTCTACGTGCGCTGGGCGCTGACCTCGCCGGCCGTGGTGGCCGCTGCCGAGGGGCACGGCGTGGCGGTCGATCCGGCGGGCGGCACCGTCGTCCTGGGGCGGAGCGACGGCGGCGCGCCCGTGCCGGCGGCGGCGGGCGGGCGGCGCCTGCTGATCGCGGTGCCGGCCGACGTGGAGGCGCTGCGCCGGACCGACCCGGACCTGACCGGGCGCTGGCGCTACGCGGTGCGCGCGGCCATGATCGAGGCGCTGGACCGGGGCTACCGGATCGCCGGGATCACCAAGGACGGCTGGTACGTGCTGGAGGCACACCTATGAAGGTCACCGGGTTCGAACTGCGCCGGATCGCGATGCCGCTGGTGGGTCCGTTCCGGACGTCGTTCGGCACCGAGCACGAACGGGACGTGCTGCTGGTCCGGGCGGTCACCGAGGACGCCGAGGGCTGGGGCGAGTGCGTGGCCATGGCCG
Coding sequences within:
- a CDS encoding beta-galactosidase small subunit; this encodes MDGPQLDLWRAPTDNDRLGAHPVEREWRAIGLHRLRHRTVAVEAGADELLVRTRVAPAALDLAMDVEYHWVSTADGLALTVHVRPHGDWPVLPRIGLRLGLPATLDRVTWFGGGPGEAYPDSRRASRVGRYARTVEEMQTPYVRPQENGSRADVRWATLTDATGRGIRVDGYPTYQMTARRWTSEDLDAAAHTTDVVPRDRVYLNLDLAQQGLGSASCGPGVLPQYDLTARDVTFGVRLAAL
- a CDS encoding DUF7144 family membrane protein is translated as MATRRSSESTWAVGGVVFAATMMIMLGIWQVFVGIAAIANDEFFVTVRNYTYDIDTTAWGWIHLILGALAAIAGFFLFSGATWARWVAIAFAALAIIDNFIFLPYYPLWSLAVIALGVFVIWSLTTVDSRRMAGGETTRAGYYTNERSQPATERWPTNKPSTARRAEPANEATTPSATEVSETPPLGRQ
- a CDS encoding CHRD domain-containing protein, with translation MIKHARLLAIAVAAVVLGAAGGSAAMAGGSDTRAGNTLHERLTGYEEDPIVISTTGQGQLRVQIDEKAQEITYRLSYATLEGTVTQAHIHFGGKAQSGGISVFLCTNLGNGPAGTQLCPAAPATVTGTIRPGDVIGPVGQGITAGQFTELVGAIRAGATYVNVHSSLYPAGEIRAQLGHH
- a CDS encoding GNAT family N-acetyltransferase, with product MSALVDEAWVVAGGVAERLGVRITELSDVPSQHAAAELLRQVWGADSADQLVNAGLMRAFGHSGNYVVGAYRGDDLIGAAVAFLGADHLHSHIAGVQPGGQGSGVGYAMKLHQRAWALDRNIDAVCWTYDPLVRRNAYFNLHKLGATATAYLPDFYGLMDDGINTGDVSDRVYVRWALTSPAVVAAAEGHGVAVDPAGGTVVLGRSDGGAPVPAAAGGRRLLIAVPADVEALRRTDPDLTGRWRYAVRAAMIEALDRGYRIAGITKDGWYVLEAHL